In Chanodichthys erythropterus isolate Z2021 chromosome 11, ASM2448905v1, whole genome shotgun sequence, a single window of DNA contains:
- the slc25a44b gene encoding solute carrier family 25 member 44b isoform X3, translating to MQQKRNIQIIEWEDLDKRKFYSFGVFMTMAIRATVYPATLIRTRLQVQKGKSLYSGTYDAFCKILRAEGLRGLYRGFMVTTFTLISGQAYITTYELVRKYVSNYSKDNTLKSLVAGGSASLVAQSITVPIDVISQQLMMQGQGEHLTRFKIKPETALEAKHPVFFGQTRNIIGQIFAADGIRGFYRGYVASLLTYIPNSAVWWPFYHFYAVV from the coding sequence ATGCAGCAGAAACGCAACATTCAGATCATAGAATGGGAGGACTTGGACAAACGCAAGTTCTACTCCTTTGGAGTATTCATGACCATGGCCATCCGCGCCACGGTCTACCCGGCCACGCTGATACGCACCAGGCTGCAGGTTCAGAAGGGGAAATCGCTCTACTCTGGGACCTACGATGCCTTCTGTAAAATTCTCAGAGCTGAAGGTCTGAGAGGACTTTACAGGGGCTTCATGGTGACCACGTTCACACTCATATCAGGACAGGCATACATAACCACTTACGAACTGGTAAGGAAATATGTTTCCAACTATTCTAAGGACAATACGCTGAAGTCATTAGTGGCGGGAGGCTCAGCATCACTGGTGGCCCAGAGCATTACTGTTCCCATAGATGTCATATCACAGCAGCTCATGATGCAAGGCCAAGGGGAGCATCTAACCCGCTTTAAAATTAAACCTGAAACAGCATTGGAAGCAAAGCACCCTGTATTTTTCGGCCAGACGAGAAACATTATTGGGCAGATATTTGCTGCGGATGGCATTCGTGGGTTCTACCGAGGATATGTGGCATCTCTCCTCACATACATCCCCAACAGTGCTGTTTGGTGGCCGTTTTATCACTTCTATGCAG